From the Amblyraja radiata isolate CabotCenter1 chromosome 26, sAmbRad1.1.pri, whole genome shotgun sequence genome, one window contains:
- the LOC116988012 gene encoding uncharacterized protein LOC116988012 isoform X1 codes for MSRKEPLLGALKACILNIQADNDPITDGHPHLTSLCDILEIILRKGIRQPVLGLWRRDYWHWMEQLPQQDTCSRLTQLSMALEKTLACKRTRTAQGRGRYYIRQAMNQKIMAVTIHHLLHTPRLLEWYDRESSVLTNECFAEPFLSLLLVLSQMKFTLDLENSSFLDESWLLPVCEMYNTVPCRELGMVLWYTGGRIFVTEVIAGSQAEADECVQAGDIIDEINGVALRNAKGGEAQTVLQKLRGKPLSFRMIHWKWHDGSVYRPMLPHLQLMQKEFPDFQLRYDTKSNKEMSEDRLQDDRLLYSLRYLGQVNIGMYGGKEVLDEGIEKVLQQNLVPQEVLLDVKETEVISMENSTQVLFHHHYPEIASVGQRLDRQALFAYCVAVSPETPQTTSFDCLVFESNSVKDATEIVSRIAAGFRNTEWFV; via the exons ATGTCCAGAAAGGAGCCGCTGTTAGGCGCCTTGAAGG CATGCATCCTAAACATCCAGGCAGACAACGATCCCATCACCGATGGTCATCCTCATCTCACATCCTTATGTGATATTCTTGAAATTATTCTGCGGAAAGGAATCCGAC AGCCAGTCCTGGGGCTGTGGAGAAGAGACTACTGGCACTGGATGGAGCAACTTCCACAACAGGATACCTGTTCCAG ATTGACTCAGCTCTCCATGGCCTTGGAGAAAACACTTGCTTGCAAAAGGACACGGACGGCACAAGGCCGGGGCCGATATTATATCCGCCAGGCAATGAATCAGAAGATCATGGCTGTTACAATACACCATCTACTCCATACTCCAAGACTCCTAGAG TGGTATGATCGTGAGAGCTCTGTCCTGACCAATGAGTGTTTTGCAG AGCCTTTCCTCTCACTGCTACTGGTCTTGTCACAGATGAAATTCACCCTTGACCTTGAG AACAGCAGTTTTCTGGATGAGAGCTGGCTCCTTCCA GTGTGCGAGATGTATAACACGGTCCCTTGTCGAGAGCTGGGAATGGTACTCTG GTACACTGGTGGCCGTATTTTTGTAACGGAGGTTATTGCGGGAAGTCAAGCTGAAGCAGATGAATGTGTCCAGGCAGGAGACATTATCGATGAAATTAATGGCGTTGCTTTGAGAAATGCCAAAGGGGGAGAA GCTCAAACAGTTTTACAGAAACTTCGAGGAAAGCCGTTAAGTTTCCGCATGATTCACTGGAAGTGGCACGATGGGTCGGTTTACAGACCCATGCTGCCTCATCTCCAGCTGATGCAGAAAGAGTTCCCTGACTTTCAGCTTCGATATGATACCAAATCAAACAAAGAGATGTCAGAAGACAGGCTGCAAGATGACAG GTTGCTGTATTCGCTGCGGTACTTGGGCCAGGTGAACATTGGAATG TATGGTGGAAAGGAAGTACTGGATGAAGGCATTGAGAAGGTCCTGCAGCAAAATCTAGTACCACAG GAGGTGTTGCTCGATGTGAAGGAAACAGAAGTGATTAGTAtggaaaactccacacag GTGCTCTTTCATCATCATTACCCTGAAATTGCTTCGGTGGGACAACGGCTCGACAGGCAGGCCCTCTTTGCTTACTGTGTGGC GGTCTCTCCAGAAACACCTCAGACAACATCTTTTGACTGTTTGGTGTTTGAGTCCAACTCGGTTAAAGATGCAACTGAAATTGTCTCGAGAATAG CTGCAGGATTCCGAAACACTGAGTGGTTTGTGTGA
- the LOC116988012 gene encoding uncharacterized protein LOC116988012 isoform X2: MSRKEPLLGALKACILNIQADNDPITDGHPHLTSLCDILEIILRKGIRQPVLGLWRRDYWHWMEQLPQQDTCSRLTQLSMALEKTLACKRTRTAQGRGRYYIRQAMNQKIMAVTIHHLLHTPRLLEWYDRESSVLTNECFAEPFLSLLLVLSQMKFTLDLENSSFLDESWLLPVCEMYNTVPCRELGMVLWYTGGRIFVTEVIAGSQAEADECVQAGDIIDEINGVALRNAKGGEYGGKEVLDEGIEKVLQQNLVPQEVLLDVKETEVISMENSTQVLFHHHYPEIASVGQRLDRQALFAYCVAVSPETPQTTSFDCLVFESNSVKDATEIVSRIAAGFRNTEWFV, from the exons ATGTCCAGAAAGGAGCCGCTGTTAGGCGCCTTGAAGG CATGCATCCTAAACATCCAGGCAGACAACGATCCCATCACCGATGGTCATCCTCATCTCACATCCTTATGTGATATTCTTGAAATTATTCTGCGGAAAGGAATCCGAC AGCCAGTCCTGGGGCTGTGGAGAAGAGACTACTGGCACTGGATGGAGCAACTTCCACAACAGGATACCTGTTCCAG ATTGACTCAGCTCTCCATGGCCTTGGAGAAAACACTTGCTTGCAAAAGGACACGGACGGCACAAGGCCGGGGCCGATATTATATCCGCCAGGCAATGAATCAGAAGATCATGGCTGTTACAATACACCATCTACTCCATACTCCAAGACTCCTAGAG TGGTATGATCGTGAGAGCTCTGTCCTGACCAATGAGTGTTTTGCAG AGCCTTTCCTCTCACTGCTACTGGTCTTGTCACAGATGAAATTCACCCTTGACCTTGAG AACAGCAGTTTTCTGGATGAGAGCTGGCTCCTTCCA GTGTGCGAGATGTATAACACGGTCCCTTGTCGAGAGCTGGGAATGGTACTCTG GTACACTGGTGGCCGTATTTTTGTAACGGAGGTTATTGCGGGAAGTCAAGCTGAAGCAGATGAATGTGTCCAGGCAGGAGACATTATCGATGAAATTAATGGCGTTGCTTTGAGAAATGCCAAAGGGGGAGAA TATGGTGGAAAGGAAGTACTGGATGAAGGCATTGAGAAGGTCCTGCAGCAAAATCTAGTACCACAG GAGGTGTTGCTCGATGTGAAGGAAACAGAAGTGATTAGTAtggaaaactccacacag GTGCTCTTTCATCATCATTACCCTGAAATTGCTTCGGTGGGACAACGGCTCGACAGGCAGGCCCTCTTTGCTTACTGTGTGGC GGTCTCTCCAGAAACACCTCAGACAACATCTTTTGACTGTTTGGTGTTTGAGTCCAACTCGGTTAAAGATGCAACTGAAATTGTCTCGAGAATAG CTGCAGGATTCCGAAACACTGAGTGGTTTGTGTGA